The following proteins are co-located in the Flavobacterium sp. CECT 9288 genome:
- a CDS encoding ABC transporter permease: MKRLLTIELQKIWKNRASRVLTLAYFILLTFIALIASIKFDLGPFKFHLAEMGIFNFPYIWHFNTYIASILKFFLAIVIVSMMANEYSYGTLKQNLIDGMSKKEFIQSKFLTVFLFATVSTVFLFILTLILGYSFSSFTEIDIVFADLDYLLAYFVKLIGFFSFCLFLGILIKRSAFALGFLLVWNIIEGIISGILTFKVFPEGTTAASITQFLPLQSMSNLIIEPFSRLSVVKNIGTQIGLENSKDYGVSLFSIAIVLCWTVIFIYFSYKILKNRDL, translated from the coding sequence ATGAAAAGACTTCTTACGATAGAGTTACAAAAAATCTGGAAAAATAGAGCGAGTCGGGTTTTAACACTAGCCTACTTCATTTTACTTACGTTCATTGCATTAATAGCATCAATCAAGTTTGATTTAGGTCCATTCAAATTTCATTTAGCCGAAATGGGTATTTTCAATTTCCCATACATATGGCACTTCAATACCTACATTGCATCCATTTTGAAATTCTTTTTAGCAATTGTAATTGTTTCAATGATGGCCAATGAGTACAGTTATGGTACCTTAAAACAAAACTTGATTGACGGAATGAGCAAAAAAGAATTCATTCAATCAAAATTTTTGACAGTATTTCTTTTTGCTACGGTATCAACGGTGTTCCTTTTTATTTTGACCTTAATACTTGGATATAGTTTTTCATCCTTTACTGAAATTGATATTGTTTTTGCAGATTTAGACTATCTATTGGCTTATTTTGTAAAACTAATTGGCTTTTTCTCTTTCTGTTTATTTCTTGGAATTTTGATCAAGAGATCTGCATTTGCTTTAGGTTTCTTGTTGGTTTGGAATATTATTGAAGGAATTATAAGTGGAATTTTAACTTTCAAAGTTTTTCCAGAGGGAACTACTGCAGCTAGTATTACACAGTTTTTACCACTACAATCCATGTCAAATCTTATCATTGAGCCTTTTTCACGTTTATCAGTTGTAAAAAATATTGGTACTCAAATTGGTTTAGAGAATAGTAAGGACTATGGAGTTTCCCTTTTTTCAATTGCAATTGTATTGTGCTGGACCGTTATATTTATATATTTTTCTTATAAAATTTTAAAAAATAGGGATTTATAG
- a CDS encoding SdiA-regulated domain-containing protein, which translates to MKKYIFISLLLASCEQPSHTITELYSLPKKLKEVSGIIYTPEDQSVWAIEDSGNASALYKINSTGKITKTISITDAQNTDWEDVTMDKNGNLYLGDFGNNDNERKDLCIYKVDKNSLLNATATPVSKISFSYPEQKQFPPNKKELLYDVEGFFEMNNYFYLFTKNRSKGFDGTSLIYKIPNQAGNHTAILLGSFKTCDTYKSCAITSAILSPDQSEVALLTHDKMILFENFKGDDFLSGTQTVLELNHFSQKEAATFIDNERILLADEKYGSDGGKVYKTTLTQLKTKS; encoded by the coding sequence ATGAAAAAATATATTTTTATCAGTCTTTTATTAGCTTCTTGTGAGCAACCATCACATACCATAACAGAATTATATTCTTTGCCAAAGAAACTCAAAGAAGTTTCAGGGATCATTTATACTCCAGAAGATCAGTCCGTATGGGCAATTGAAGATAGCGGCAATGCTAGCGCATTATATAAAATTAACTCTACAGGTAAAATTACAAAAACAATATCCATAACTGATGCTCAAAATACAGATTGGGAAGATGTTACAATGGATAAAAACGGAAATTTATATCTCGGTGATTTTGGTAATAATGACAATGAACGCAAGGATTTATGTATATATAAAGTAGACAAAAATTCTTTATTGAATGCAACTGCAACACCCGTTTCAAAAATATCATTTTCATATCCTGAACAAAAACAATTTCCTCCAAATAAAAAAGAGTTGTTGTATGATGTTGAAGGTTTTTTTGAGATGAATAACTATTTTTATTTGTTTACCAAAAACAGAAGCAAAGGATTTGATGGTACTTCATTAATTTATAAAATACCGAATCAAGCCGGAAATCATACAGCTATTTTATTGGGTAGTTTTAAAACCTGTGACACCTATAAATCATGTGCAATTACAAGTGCAATTCTTAGCCCTGATCAGTCGGAAGTTGCATTGCTTACGCATGATAAAATGATTCTTTTCGAAAATTTTAAAGGCGATGATTTCTTGAGCGGTACCCAAACAGTTCTAGAATTAAACCATTTTTCTCAAAAAGAAGCAGCCACATTTATAGACAATGAAAGAATACTACTTGCAGATGAAAAATATGGCAGTGATGGCGGTAAGGTTTATAAAACTACTTTAACACAACTAAAAACCAAATCCTAA
- a CDS encoding Pycsar system effector family protein: MNLIEQAKEYVEKLFKDKLSNSFTYHNIQHTVQVVEAISLLAKMENVSVKDFETLQIAAWFHDTGYTNCYDHHEAVSVSLMRDFLSDKVNSSEFVDQVASLIMSTKFGYEPQTLLEKIMKDGDCYHLSAPNYATTCNDLREEWACLDQKKYSDKDWILENIDFLSNTHRYYTDYALKHWQPLKEKNSKKLQKKIKKMGLSKAKDLEFVPNKKEKEDKPDRAVDTLFRVTLNNHTTLSGIADSKANILLSVNAIIISIALSILIPKLDSPKNVHLMIPTFIMLMSSVTTIIFAILSTRPKVTKGVFSRQDIENQKVNLLFFGNFYKMPLEEYQWAMNEMMKDKEYLYNSMIKDLYYLGVVLEKKYRFLRLTYNFFMIGIIISVISFVIAFKMG, encoded by the coding sequence ATGAATTTAATTGAACAAGCCAAAGAGTATGTTGAAAAACTCTTCAAAGATAAACTTTCTAACTCATTTACCTATCATAATATACAGCATACTGTTCAGGTTGTTGAAGCCATTTCATTACTTGCAAAAATGGAAAATGTAAGTGTAAAAGATTTTGAAACTTTACAAATTGCGGCTTGGTTTCATGATACGGGATATACAAATTGTTATGATCATCATGAAGCAGTTAGTGTATCTCTGATGCGTGATTTTCTCTCAGATAAGGTAAATTCATCTGAGTTTGTTGATCAGGTAGCCTCACTTATAATGTCAACTAAATTTGGGTATGAACCGCAAACACTCTTAGAAAAAATCATGAAGGATGGTGATTGTTATCATCTTTCGGCACCTAATTATGCTACTACTTGTAATGATTTGCGAGAAGAATGGGCGTGTTTAGATCAAAAAAAATACTCAGATAAAGATTGGATTCTCGAAAATATTGATTTCCTTTCCAATACGCATCGTTATTACACAGATTATGCTCTCAAACATTGGCAACCACTAAAAGAAAAAAATAGTAAAAAACTTCAAAAGAAAATTAAAAAAATGGGATTGTCCAAGGCCAAAGATTTAGAATTTGTTCCAAATAAAAAAGAAAAGGAAGATAAACCAGACCGTGCCGTTGACACACTTTTTAGGGTTACTCTTAACAATCATACTACTTTGAGCGGTATTGCTGATAGTAAAGCCAATATATTATTATCTGTAAATGCAATTATTATATCTATTGCGTTATCAATTTTAATTCCCAAATTGGATAGTCCTAAAAATGTACATCTCATGATACCTACCTTTATCATGCTCATGTCAAGTGTAACAACTATAATTTTTGCCATTTTATCTACTAGGCCCAAAGTAACAAAAGGTGTTTTTTCGCGTCAAGACATTGAAAATCAAAAAGTTAATTTGCTTTTTTTTGGTAATTTTTATAAAATGCCTTTGGAGGAATACCAATGGGCTATGAATGAAATGATGAAAGACAAAGAGTATTTGTACAATTCAATGATTAAAGATTTATATTACTTAGGGGTAGTGCTTGAAAAAAAATACCGCTTTCTTAGGCTAACATACAATTTTTTTATGATTGGAATAATAATTTCTGTAATTTCATTTGTAATTGCATTTAAAATGGGATAA
- a CDS encoding metallophosphoesterase produces MKLFSDKSSNPFYITGISTLFVFILFTSCATHHAQYGKNAKNLTENATDSLKIAHTFYLIGDAGNSNEPKAKETLSLLEEQLKKENANSTLLFLGDNIYPKGLPDTNPANERLIAEEKLLNQLKLSQNFKGKTIFIPGNHDWYNGLKGLERQGKFVTEYLKEKKSFMPNNGCGIDELEINKNLILIAIDSQWFLENWDKSPTINEDCNIKTREAFFVELENVLSKNQERTVIIAMHHPLMSNGSHGGQFSLEKQLFPLEQKIPLPIVGSLINLVRKTSGISPQDIQNKQYDLFIKRVKTLLQNHENLIVVSGHDHNLQYLERDNIKQIISGAGSKSEAARAILEGDFSYGKNGFAKLVVYENGMSKVMYFGKEKESLIHEKIVLQEKKDFDTSVFSKSFPKTINTSIYSPDQTKKSGFYKFFFGNHYRNYYSKLINVPVATIDTLLGGLQPKRAGGGHQSNSLQLFDSAGKEYVMRSLKKSPTRFLQAVAFKKQFIQDEFEDTYAENLLADFYTTAHPYTPLAVGNLASKIGVAHTNPVLYYIPKHTALQNFNSTYGNELYMVEERATTNQIGTSSFGTPLAIVSTEDVLKNMRKDEKYAVDESEYIKARLFDMLIGDWDRHEDQWRWGEYHENDKVIYKPIPRDRDQAFSKYDGALVYVLMKNVQLRHMQSFKNNLKNVKLMNREAYPLDLAFLRKSTKEEWIQQAKFIQDNLTDSAIDDAFKVLPKEVLDYTITDIQQKLKTRKKDLTTAASTYYDVLQHTVMLVGTDKKDKFVVLNEEKNKVTIQVFRVKKTGEELQYSRNFTANKTKKIWIYGLDDDDEFIVKGTSNSGIKIRLIGGQNEDLYTIENGKKVKIHDFKSRTNTYTLDSKTKLRLMDDYDNSFYDYKKPKYNYFTGLPNIGFNPDDGIKIGIVAGYIVNDYKQNPFTHKHSLKTNYYFATSGYEAIYNGKFPKLFGKWDADLEARFTSPNFTINYFGYGNETKNDSELFDMDYNRVRIRMIKVMPSINKIGLNGSKFQIQSSYERITVEETTNRFVDTSPEVNPKAFENQHFAGASVKYSYENYDIPAFPSMGMGISFTGSWKINLEDLKRNFPTLESKINFNHKIDAKGKLVLATILRGKAVLNNNFEFYQGATLGGDYDLRGFRNERFLGNQSFYHSSDIRMNLGKIKRSVIPMTFGILGGYDYGRVWLKGENSEKWNQSIGGGIWLNGLNALTARITYFKSASEEARIAFGLGFGF; encoded by the coding sequence ATGAAATTATTTTCGGATAAATCTTCTAATCCTTTTTATATAACTGGAATTTCAACTTTGTTTGTTTTTATTCTTTTCACGTCTTGTGCAACGCATCATGCACAATATGGGAAAAATGCAAAAAACCTAACTGAGAACGCAACAGATAGCTTAAAAATTGCACATACTTTTTATTTAATTGGAGATGCAGGAAACTCAAATGAACCAAAGGCGAAAGAAACATTAAGCCTACTTGAAGAGCAATTAAAAAAAGAAAATGCAAACAGCACATTACTATTTTTAGGAGATAATATTTACCCAAAAGGATTACCAGACACCAATCCGGCAAATGAACGCTTAATTGCTGAAGAGAAACTACTAAATCAACTAAAATTATCTCAAAATTTTAAAGGAAAAACTATTTTTATACCAGGAAATCATGACTGGTACAATGGCCTGAAAGGGTTAGAGCGTCAAGGTAAATTTGTTACAGAATATTTGAAAGAAAAAAAATCATTTATGCCCAACAATGGTTGCGGTATTGATGAACTAGAAATCAATAAAAACCTCATTTTAATTGCAATTGACAGCCAATGGTTTCTAGAAAACTGGGACAAAAGCCCCACTATAAATGAGGACTGTAACATTAAAACAAGGGAAGCTTTTTTTGTTGAACTTGAAAATGTATTGTCAAAAAATCAAGAAAGAACCGTAATTATAGCAATGCATCATCCATTAATGAGTAATGGTTCTCATGGTGGACAATTTTCATTAGAAAAACAACTTTTCCCATTAGAGCAAAAAATTCCATTGCCAATAGTAGGATCACTCATCAATTTAGTTCGAAAAACATCTGGTATAAGTCCGCAAGACATTCAAAACAAGCAGTATGACCTGTTTATCAAACGCGTTAAAACATTGCTTCAAAACCATGAAAATTTAATAGTAGTTTCTGGTCATGATCACAACTTACAATATTTAGAAAGAGATAATATCAAACAAATTATTAGCGGTGCTGGATCTAAATCTGAGGCAGCAAGAGCAATTTTAGAAGGAGATTTTTCGTATGGTAAAAATGGATTTGCAAAGTTAGTGGTGTATGAAAACGGAATGTCGAAAGTAATGTACTTTGGCAAAGAAAAAGAGTCTCTCATTCATGAAAAAATAGTGTTACAAGAAAAAAAAGATTTTGACACCAGTGTATTTTCCAAATCGTTTCCAAAAACTATAAATACAAGCATTTACAGTCCTGACCAAACAAAAAAATCTGGGTTTTATAAGTTCTTTTTCGGTAATCACTACCGCAATTATTACAGCAAACTCATCAACGTTCCTGTAGCAACTATAGATACACTTTTAGGAGGATTACAGCCCAAACGTGCTGGAGGTGGACATCAATCTAACTCCCTTCAACTTTTTGATTCTGCTGGGAAAGAATATGTGATGCGCAGTTTAAAAAAGAGTCCTACTCGATTTTTACAAGCGGTAGCATTCAAAAAACAATTTATTCAAGATGAATTTGAAGACACCTACGCTGAAAATTTATTGGCTGATTTTTACACAACAGCACATCCGTATACCCCTTTGGCAGTTGGTAACTTGGCCTCAAAAATAGGTGTTGCACATACTAACCCCGTTTTATACTATATACCTAAACACACAGCGCTTCAAAATTTTAATAGTACTTATGGCAATGAACTATATATGGTCGAAGAACGCGCAACTACAAATCAAATTGGTACCTCTAGTTTTGGAACACCACTAGCAATAGTCAGTACAGAGGATGTTTTAAAAAACATGCGAAAGGATGAAAAATACGCGGTAGATGAAAGTGAATACATCAAAGCTAGATTATTTGATATGCTAATAGGAGATTGGGATAGGCATGAAGATCAATGGCGCTGGGGCGAATATCACGAAAATGATAAAGTTATTTACAAACCTATTCCTAGAGATAGAGATCAGGCATTCAGTAAATATGATGGTGCATTGGTTTATGTGTTAATGAAAAACGTACAACTAAGACACATGCAGTCGTTTAAAAATAATTTGAAAAATGTAAAACTAATGAATAGAGAGGCTTATCCACTGGATTTGGCTTTTTTGAGGAAGTCTACTAAGGAGGAATGGATACAACAAGCAAAATTCATTCAAGATAACTTGACAGATAGTGCTATAGATGATGCTTTTAAAGTACTACCTAAAGAAGTTTTAGATTATACAATTACAGACATACAACAAAAATTAAAAACAAGAAAAAAAGATCTTACAACTGCAGCTTCAACTTATTATGATGTACTGCAACACACTGTAATGCTTGTAGGTACTGATAAAAAAGACAAATTTGTGGTATTAAATGAAGAAAAAAACAAAGTAACTATTCAAGTATTTCGAGTAAAGAAAACGGGGGAAGAACTGCAGTATTCTAGAAATTTTACTGCCAATAAAACTAAAAAAATATGGATTTATGGCTTAGATGATGATGATGAATTCATAGTAAAAGGAACATCAAATTCAGGAATTAAAATAAGATTGATAGGCGGTCAAAATGAAGACTTGTACACTATTGAAAACGGCAAAAAAGTAAAAATTCATGATTTTAAATCCCGTACCAATACGTACACTCTTGACTCAAAAACAAAGTTAAGGTTGATGGACGATTACGACAATAGCTTTTACGATTATAAAAAACCAAAATACAATTATTTTACTGGCTTACCCAACATTGGGTTTAACCCCGATGATGGTATAAAAATAGGAATAGTAGCAGGCTACATTGTAAATGATTATAAGCAAAATCCTTTTACTCATAAACATTCTTTAAAAACCAATTATTATTTTGCAACAAGTGGGTATGAGGCTATTTACAATGGGAAATTCCCAAAACTCTTTGGCAAATGGGATGCTGATCTTGAAGCCCGTTTTACAAGCCCTAACTTTACAATCAATTATTTTGGGTATGGTAATGAAACTAAAAACGATTCGGAGTTATTTGACATGGATTACAATCGTGTTCGAATTCGAATGATAAAAGTGATGCCATCCATTAATAAAATTGGTCTTAACGGTAGCAAGTTTCAGATACAATCTAGTTATGAAAGAATTACAGTAGAGGAAACTACTAATAGGTTTGTAGATACCTCTCCCGAAGTAAATCCTAAAGCTTTTGAAAATCAGCATTTTGCTGGTGCAAGTGTGAAATACAGTTATGAAAACTATGACATCCCAGCATTTCCATCCATGGGAATGGGAATTAGTTTTACCGGAAGTTGGAAAATAAATCTAGAAGATTTAAAAAGAAATTTCCCTACTTTAGAAAGTAAAATAAACTTTAACCATAAAATAGATGCTAAAGGAAAACTAGTTCTTGCCACAATCCTTAGAGGAAAAGCAGTACTGAATAATAATTTCGAATTTTATCAAGGCGCAACTCTAGGTGGTGATTATGATTTAAGAGGTTTTAGAAATGAACGTTTCTTGGGGAATCAATCTTTTTATCATAGTAGCGATATCCGTATGAATCTTGGTAAAATAAAAAGAAGCGTTATCCCAATGACTTTTGGTATTTTAGGTGGTTATGACTACGGACGCGTTTGGCTAAAAGGAGAAAACTCTGAAAAATGGAATCAATCCATTGGCGGAGGGATTTGGCTTAACGGTCTCAATGCACTTACAGCTCGCATCACTTATTTTAAAAGTGCAAGCGAGGAAGCCCGTATTGCCTTTGGTTTAGGATTTGGTTTTTAG
- a CDS encoding ABC transporter ATP-binding protein, which produces METILTIQNLNKRYGAVQALKDVSLDIQKGNVYGILGPNGSGKSTTLGIVLNVVNKTSGSYSWFGGTIQTHDALKKVGAIIERPNFYPYMTAKENLELVCQIKGINYAKVSEKLELVGLTDRQNSKFRTFSLGMKQRLAIASALLNDPEILILDEPTNGLDPQGIHQIRDIIKIIAAQGTTILLASHLLDEVEKVCTHVLVLQKGKILYTGLVDGMSSNEGFFELQADNMQQLADLVATHPAVKNVVKTNDKVIVYLQKELEAKDLNQFLFSKNIILNHLVKRRNSLEEQFLELTNK; this is translated from the coding sequence TTGGAAACCATTTTAACCATACAAAATCTTAATAAGCGTTACGGCGCAGTACAAGCCTTGAAAGATGTATCACTTGATATTCAAAAAGGTAACGTTTACGGAATTCTAGGACCAAATGGTAGCGGAAAATCAACAACGTTAGGTATTGTACTTAATGTTGTTAACAAAACTTCTGGCTCTTACAGCTGGTTTGGCGGTACGATACAAACTCACGATGCACTAAAAAAAGTAGGTGCTATTATTGAAAGACCTAATTTTTACCCATACATGACTGCCAAGGAGAATTTGGAGCTAGTGTGTCAAATAAAAGGTATTAATTATGCCAAAGTAAGTGAAAAACTAGAATTAGTAGGCTTAACAGATAGACAAAACAGTAAGTTTAGAACCTTTTCACTGGGTATGAAACAGCGTTTGGCTATAGCATCAGCATTATTAAACGATCCTGAAATTTTAATACTTGATGAACCTACAAACGGATTAGACCCACAAGGAATACATCAAATTAGAGATATTATAAAAATCATTGCCGCACAAGGAACTACAATACTCCTTGCTTCTCATTTACTAGACGAAGTTGAAAAAGTATGTACGCATGTTTTGGTATTACAAAAAGGAAAAATATTATACACCGGACTGGTTGACGGAATGTCCTCTAACGAAGGTTTCTTTGAATTGCAAGCTGATAATATGCAACAACTTGCTGATCTTGTAGCAACGCATCCAGCAGTAAAAAACGTAGTAAAAACAAATGATAAAGTAATTGTTTATCTACAAAAAGAACTCGAAGCAAAAGATCTTAATCAATTTTTATTTAGTAAAAATATTATCCTGAATCATCTTGTAAAACGTAGAAATAGTCTTGAAGAGCAGTTCTTAGAACTGACAAATAAATAA
- a CDS encoding response regulator: MSNELTYLIDDDSLTLRLTTMLANRISFSSSFQSFSNAKIALDLLQRNATNHHELPDCILLDLNMPLMNGWEFLDALKQLNIQKDIFVFIMTSSIEFSDIEKAKKYANVKNYIEKPISIEKLEAIKHFIAISK; encoded by the coding sequence ATGAGCAATGAATTAACTTACCTTATCGATGATGACTCTTTAACACTCCGGCTGACCACAATGCTTGCTAACCGGATAAGTTTTAGTAGTTCATTTCAATCCTTTTCGAATGCTAAAATTGCTCTTGACTTATTACAAAGAAATGCTACAAACCATCATGAACTACCTGATTGTATATTACTAGATCTCAATATGCCGTTAATGAACGGATGGGAATTTCTAGACGCACTAAAACAATTAAACATACAAAAGGATATTTTTGTTTTCATAATGACCTCCTCTATTGAATTTTCCGATATTGAAAAAGCAAAAAAATACGCTAATGTTAAAAATTATATAGAAAAACCTATAAGCATTGAAAAACTTGAAGCAATCAAACATTTTATAGCTATTTCAAAGTAA
- a CDS encoding GAF domain-containing protein, with translation MSQFFFKESPFKTLISFHKLIDGLEEIANSPIDYRANYAKALLQEIAPFPEFKTGIEDFEMIFKNKELLENILADLFPTVLTQNEIKAVTIPFQNFTFNYSKRFQKIIENAGTPFDMTIRDFDEDQFYVMSCILILNSFYKQNFEYNKPLFYDIPDKNGIMKHYRILYNADFMEIIPTSDVLPLTTSEIDLLMDNFDDIALWKQKFPKESWILKGFGIVSLFDATIENAVSNLKSNLLKTKTEPNEDPGDFEGIFRSIFKISDLKVGFIMFDEEEQKFVKPPYDVTGSFVLQDLPEVDCNNSLFGCSLESILNQNKPFIISNVEQFAQEINNKKLGNYLLSQEIKSCILAPVTKNGKLLGIIELVSSKSRALNSINVNNLNMILPYVIDTLERYNDDMQNQIEAIIQREYTAIHPSVYWKFKKEAVTYFKTQTKDYNFKEIVFKEVYPLYGQIDIKGSSNHRNETVKEDLKNQLSALIQIFENQQSNTNLVLSEQRTYELQTLLTQLDTPLKADTEQQMQLYIENEIHPILRNTLQAENQNTLEKNYFESLDPKTGMFYHARKKFDNALSIINKKLASILDQKQADAQNIYPHYYERFKTDGVEHNLYIGATIAPNKTFDTLYLHNLRLWQLQTLCEMEKEHHQLKYSLPYELDVTSLILVFSSPISIRFRMDEKRFDVDGTYNARYEVVKKRIDKAHIKGTSERITEKEKITIVYSHNNEETEYLNYIKFLQFKKILEPGIEQFEVEELQGVSGLRAIRVKVSNTSQTQVNSIYDFYENNLYKGN, from the coding sequence ATGTCACAATTTTTTTTCAAAGAAAGTCCTTTCAAAACTCTTATTTCGTTTCATAAACTCATTGATGGGCTTGAGGAAATTGCAAATAGCCCTATAGATTATAGAGCTAATTACGCCAAGGCATTGCTACAAGAAATCGCACCATTTCCTGAGTTTAAAACAGGTATTGAAGATTTTGAAATGATTTTTAAAAATAAAGAATTATTAGAAAACATATTAGCCGATTTATTTCCTACGGTATTAACTCAAAATGAAATAAAAGCTGTAACTATTCCGTTTCAAAATTTTACATTTAACTATTCCAAGCGGTTTCAAAAAATAATAGAAAACGCAGGAACACCCTTTGACATGACCATTAGGGATTTTGATGAAGATCAATTTTATGTCATGAGTTGTATTTTAATTTTAAATTCGTTTTACAAACAAAATTTTGAATACAACAAGCCTTTGTTTTATGATATTCCAGATAAAAATGGGATTATGAAGCATTATCGAATTTTGTACAATGCTGATTTTATGGAAATCATTCCAACTTCAGATGTCCTCCCATTAACTACTAGCGAAATAGATTTATTAATGGATAACTTTGATGACATCGCATTATGGAAACAAAAATTCCCTAAAGAAAGTTGGATCCTGAAAGGTTTTGGAATTGTATCCTTATTTGACGCTACAATTGAAAATGCAGTATCAAACTTAAAAAGTAACCTTTTAAAAACTAAAACTGAACCAAATGAAGATCCAGGAGATTTTGAAGGCATCTTTCGTTCTATTTTTAAAATCTCAGACTTAAAAGTTGGATTTATAATGTTTGACGAAGAAGAACAAAAATTTGTCAAACCACCTTATGATGTCACAGGAAGTTTCGTACTCCAAGATTTACCAGAGGTAGATTGTAATAATTCCCTATTTGGATGTTCATTAGAGAGTATTCTAAATCAAAACAAACCTTTTATTATTTCTAATGTGGAGCAGTTTGCCCAAGAGATAAACAATAAAAAACTAGGAAACTATTTGCTATCACAAGAAATCAAGAGTTGCATACTAGCACCAGTAACAAAAAATGGTAAACTATTAGGTATTATTGAGCTTGTTTCTAGCAAGTCTAGAGCGTTAAACAGCATTAATGTCAATAATTTAAATATGATTTTACCCTATGTTATTGATACCTTAGAACGGTATAATGATGACATGCAAAATCAAATTGAAGCCATAATTCAGCGGGAATACACTGCCATTCACCCAAGTGTGTACTGGAAATTCAAAAAAGAAGCAGTTACTTATTTTAAAACTCAAACTAAAGATTACAACTTTAAAGAAATAGTTTTCAAAGAAGTCTATCCTTTGTATGGACAAATTGATATCAAGGGATCCTCAAATCACAGGAATGAAACCGTAAAAGAAGATTTGAAGAATCAATTAAGCGCATTGATTCAAATATTTGAAAACCAACAATCAAACACTAATCTTGTATTATCAGAGCAGCGCACTTATGAATTGCAAACTTTATTAACGCAACTAGATACTCCGTTAAAAGCCGATACAGAACAACAAATGCAGTTGTATATAGAAAATGAAATCCATCCTATTTTAAGAAATACTCTGCAGGCTGAGAATCAAAATACACTCGAAAAAAATTATTTTGAAAGTCTAGATCCCAAAACGGGAATGTTTTATCATGCTAGGAAAAAGTTTGATAACGCCCTGTCAATCATTAATAAAAAACTGGCATCAATTTTAGATCAAAAACAAGCCGACGCACAAAATATTTATCCTCACTATTACGAACGTTTTAAAACGGATGGCGTAGAACACAACTTATACATAGGCGCTACCATTGCACCAAACAAAACTTTTGACACCTTGTATTTGCACAATTTAAGGTTATGGCAATTACAAACTTTATGTGAAATGGAAAAAGAGCACCATCAATTGAAATATTCACTGCCTTATGAACTAGATGTAACATCGCTAATTCTAGTTTTTAGTTCTCCAATTTCTATACGGTTTAGAATGGATGAAAAAAGATTTGATGTAGATGGTACTTACAATGCTCGCTATGAAGTGGTTAAAAAACGAATTGATAAAGCCCATATAAAAGGAACCTCAGAACGAATTACCGAAAAAGAGAAAATAACTATTGTATACTCACACAATAACGAAGAAACAGAATATCTCAACTACATTAAATTTCTACAATTCAAAAAAATACTTGAACCTGGCATCGAACAATTTGAAGTTGAAGAGCTACAGGGTGTATCTGGATTAAGAGCAATACGCGTTAAAGTAAGTAATACTAGCCAAACTCAAGTTAATTCTATTTATGACTTTTATGAAAATAATTTATATAAAGGGAATTAA